A window of the Phaseolus vulgaris cultivar G19833 chromosome 5, P. vulgaris v2.0, whole genome shotgun sequence genome harbors these coding sequences:
- the LOC137835392 gene encoding trihelix transcription factor ENAP2, whose protein sequence is MDSIAGAPPHTANPPPSRPSPFPGREDCWSEEATFTLIEAWGERHLELNRGNLRQRHWQEVADTVNARHGHAGARSRRTDVQCKNRIDTLKKKYKIEKARVSDSGDSATTWPFFRRLEFLVGDNFPAKKPSPPEATSGDRRSTPPAKSPSWALIPVGPRSRSQKRPTPAAPAAESVADSYFRRNFSVFAAAAAAAAEADSDNSNGSKWSSGSEKREKKKRERDWEFGYREVAEALERFGEIYERVEEAKQRQMVELEKQRMQFAKDLETQRMKLFMETQLHLQKMNRSNSKRSSATDSVS, encoded by the exons ATGGACTCCATCGCCGGAGCTCCGCCTCACACAGCAAACCCTCCACCGTCTCGGCCGTCGCCGTTCCCCGGCCGGGAAGACTGCTGGTCGGAGGAAGCCACGTTCACGCTCATCGAGGCGTGGGGAGAGCGCCACCTCGAACTCAACCGCGGGAACCTCCGCCAGAGGCACTGGCAAGAGGTCGCCGACACCGTCAACGCACGTCACGGCCACGCCGGCGCCAGGTCCCGCCGCACCGACGTGCAGTGCAAGAACCGCATCGACACGCTCAAGAAGAAGTACAAGATCGAGAAGGCTAGGGTTTCCGATTCCGGCGATTCCGCCACCACCTGGCCGTTCTTTCGCCGCCTTGAGTTCCTCGTCGGCGACAATTTCCCGGCGAAGAAGCCTTCCCCGCCGGAGGCAACATCCGGCGATCGACGGAGCACTCCTCCGGCTAAGTCCCCGTCGTGGGCTCTCATTCCGGTCGGTCCTCGATCCCGCTCGCAGAAGCGGCCGACGCCGGCCGCGCCGGCGGCAGAGAGCGTCGCCGACTCGTACTTCCGGCGGAATTTCTCGGTTTTTGCTGCGGCGGCGGCCGCAGCCGCCGAGGCCGATAGCGATAATTCGAACGGTTCTAAATGGAGCAGTGGTAGTgagaagagagagaagaagaaaagagaaagagattGGGAATTTGGTTACAGAGAGGTCGCAGAAGCGTTGGAGAGGTTTGGGGAGATTTATGAGAGAGTTGAAGAAGCTAAACAGAGGCAAATGGTTGAGTTGGAGAAACAGAGAATGCAGTTTGCTAAGGATTTGGAAACCCAGAGAATGAAACTCTTCATGGAAACTCAGCTTCACTTGCAAAAAATGAATCGCTCCAACTCTAAACGTTCTTCTGCAACTG ACAGTGTCTCATAA